A portion of the Blastopirellula sediminis genome contains these proteins:
- a CDS encoding sodium:solute symporter family transporter, which produces MIWARPHRSQPSVPNLLAPNLNSRRLSLAVLLLFALLSPCMAEDRNWLEWNELPPLPNELGVAGPFAGVSNNALIVAGGANFPRPVWENDKQWVDQIHVLTQQEGEYVWRDGGKLPRPIAYGASVSTPDGVLCIGGNDAQRTYSDTFLLGWDGEKITTTSCAPLPVPCSYVQAALIDKTVYVACGQEGLGLDSATNKLWAIDLAKLQSGEADAWRSLPALPGPTRAFALVAAQHDGFRNCLYVIGGRRQEEGKTQFLRDVWRFEPIAGEWKQRADAPRVIMAGEAVGSGQSHILVVGGADESNFDKSDVLKDEHPGFPREALCYHTITDTWSSAGSTPENLVTTTAVRWGDAIIVPSGEVRPRVRSPHVWRITSIPSAKSFGMLNYFVLFAYLAAMVGVGVYFARLNKNTDDFFRGGMRIPWWAAGCSIFATMLSSLTFTGIPSKAYAQDWAFAIGNFTIPLVAILAVYGALPFFRRIDATSAYEYLEKRFGSSVRMFASASFALFHTFRMGVVMSLTGLALAIATPLTPMQSVLLMGVLSILYCTMGGIEAVIWTDTIQTFVLLGGAILAISLLISGVDGGMNGFLSVATAESKFNLAHLHWDATATQTALWVVVVGAIAQNISSYTADQAVVQRYMTTPTQTLAARSIWTNAVLSVPATLLFFGIGTALHAFYQSHPEKLDPTITTDQIFPLFIAREIPAGLAGLIVAGIFAAAQSTVSTSMNSTATTIVTDFLKPLNACRTEHGYLNAARICTLLIGIVGTALGLVFADPSIRSLFDAFIQVIGLFMGVLGGLFLLGALTRRANEAGAMIGALVGAAVMFALWRYSSVSGYLFTAIGITVCFVVGYFASSLVPQTSKNLAGLTIYDDGPPVPESPAYE; this is translated from the coding sequence CTGATCTGGGCGCGACCCCACCGGAGTCAACCTAGCGTGCCGAACTTGCTTGCCCCGAATTTGAATTCGCGCCGATTGTCGCTTGCCGTCCTCCTGCTCTTCGCGTTGCTCTCTCCCTGCATGGCGGAAGATAGAAACTGGCTAGAGTGGAACGAACTGCCGCCGCTGCCGAACGAACTGGGCGTCGCTGGTCCCTTCGCCGGCGTTAGCAACAACGCGTTGATCGTCGCCGGCGGCGCGAACTTTCCCCGGCCAGTGTGGGAAAACGACAAGCAGTGGGTCGATCAAATTCATGTGCTGACTCAGCAAGAGGGAGAGTACGTCTGGCGCGACGGGGGAAAACTGCCGCGGCCGATCGCTTACGGCGCCAGCGTTTCGACGCCTGACGGCGTGCTGTGCATCGGCGGCAATGACGCGCAGCGGACGTATAGCGATACCTTCTTACTAGGCTGGGACGGCGAAAAGATTACAACCACTTCTTGCGCACCGCTGCCGGTCCCCTGCTCTTACGTTCAGGCCGCGCTGATCGACAAGACGGTTTACGTCGCCTGCGGCCAGGAAGGGCTAGGACTCGACAGCGCCACAAACAAACTCTGGGCGATCGACCTAGCGAAGTTGCAGTCGGGCGAAGCGGACGCCTGGCGTTCGCTTCCGGCGCTTCCTGGACCGACGCGTGCGTTCGCTTTGGTTGCGGCGCAGCATGATGGGTTCCGCAACTGCTTGTACGTGATCGGCGGACGACGTCAGGAAGAAGGAAAGACGCAATTTCTGCGCGACGTTTGGCGGTTCGAACCGATCGCCGGCGAATGGAAACAGCGTGCCGACGCTCCCCGCGTCATCATGGCAGGGGAAGCGGTCGGCAGCGGGCAAAGTCATATCCTGGTCGTGGGGGGCGCGGACGAAAGCAACTTCGACAAGTCGGACGTGTTGAAAGACGAGCATCCGGGTTTTCCTCGCGAGGCCCTCTGTTATCACACGATCACCGATACCTGGTCTTCGGCCGGCAGCACGCCGGAGAACCTTGTCACGACAACCGCCGTTCGTTGGGGAGACGCGATCATCGTGCCGAGCGGCGAAGTTCGGCCGCGGGTTCGTTCGCCGCACGTCTGGCGAATCACGTCGATTCCGTCAGCCAAAAGCTTCGGCATGCTCAATTACTTCGTCCTCTTCGCCTACCTGGCGGCGATGGTCGGCGTCGGCGTTTATTTCGCGCGGCTCAACAAGAACACTGACGACTTCTTCCGCGGTGGGATGCGGATTCCGTGGTGGGCGGCCGGGTGCAGCATCTTCGCCACGATGCTCAGTTCGTTGACCTTCACCGGCATTCCCTCGAAGGCGTACGCGCAAGACTGGGCGTTTGCCATCGGCAATTTCACGATTCCGCTGGTCGCAATTCTGGCGGTCTACGGCGCCCTCCCCTTCTTTCGCCGCATCGACGCGACCAGTGCGTACGAATACCTGGAAAAGCGGTTTGGCTCCTCCGTGCGAATGTTCGCCAGCGCCAGCTTCGCGCTGTTCCATACGTTTCGGATGGGGGTAGTGATGTCGTTGACCGGCTTGGCCTTGGCGATCGCTACGCCGCTGACGCCGATGCAGTCGGTACTGCTGATGGGGGTACTTAGCATTCTCTACTGCACGATGGGCGGGATCGAAGCGGTCATTTGGACCGACACGATTCAAACCTTCGTGCTGCTCGGCGGAGCGATCCTGGCGATCAGCTTGTTGATCTCCGGCGTCGACGGCGGCATGAACGGGTTTCTTTCGGTCGCTACCGCGGAAAGTAAGTTTAATCTGGCGCACCTTCACTGGGACGCCACTGCCACGCAAACCGCACTCTGGGTCGTCGTAGTCGGCGCGATCGCCCAAAACATTTCCTCCTACACCGCCGATCAGGCGGTGGTGCAGCGTTACATGACGACGCCAACGCAGACGCTCGCCGCACGGTCGATTTGGACCAACGCCGTCCTCTCGGTTCCCGCGACGCTCCTCTTCTTCGGCATCGGGACCGCGCTCCATGCGTTCTACCAAAGCCATCCTGAGAAGCTCGACCCGACGATCACCACTGATCAGATCTTTCCGCTGTTTATTGCTCGCGAGATTCCGGCTGGACTCGCCGGCTTGATCGTAGCCGGCATCTTCGCCGCGGCGCAGTCAACCGTTTCGACCAGCATGAACTCGACCGCCACGACGATCGTCACTGACTTTTTAAAACCGCTAAACGCTTGCCGCACCGAACATGGCTATCTGAACGCCGCGCGGATTTGCACGTTGTTGATCGGCATCGTGGGAACGGCGCTGGGGCTGGTCTTTGCTGACCCATCGATTCGCTCCCTGTTCGACGCGTTCATCCAAGTGATCGGCCTTTTCATGGGCGTGCTCGGCGGCTTGTTCCTGTTGGGAGCATTGACGCGCCGCGCCAACGAAGCAGGCGCCATGATCGGCGCGTTGGTTGGCGCTGCGGTAATGTTCGCCTTGTGGCGATACTCCAGCGTCAGCGGGTATCTCTTCACCGCCATCGGCATTACCGTTTGCTTTGTCGTTGGCTACTTCGCCAGTTCGCTCGTTCCTCAAACCAGTAAGAATCTCGCCGGCCTGACGATCTATGACGATGGTCCGCCGGTCCCGGAATCGCCCGCTTATGAATGA
- a CDS encoding dihydrodipicolinate synthase family protein, with amino-acid sequence MNAKRLTGLIAATYTPFDAVGQLRLEQTPQMVEHLIAAGVSGLYVCGSTGEGMSLTSAERRLVAESYVQAADGRLPVIIQVGHNSVVEAKQLAAHAQAIGADAVSATCPSYFKVQSAQLLVDCMREIAGGAPNLPFYYYHIPVLTGSSIDIAQFMQLGGQQIPNLVGLKYTDTKLHEFQQCLKLQNERFDVVWGCDEMLLGALASGSTGAIGSTYNIAAPLYHQIIAAFEAGDWNEARALQNQAIEMINAIGTFPFHSAMKAILGMLGYDFGDCRLPQRALTPDEKIRLRELLCQVGFFEGFVTR; translated from the coding sequence TTGAACGCCAAACGATTGACCGGCCTGATCGCCGCGACCTATACCCCTTTTGACGCAGTCGGCCAGCTTCGCTTAGAGCAAACGCCGCAGATGGTGGAGCACTTGATTGCCGCCGGCGTCAGCGGACTTTACGTCTGCGGCAGCACCGGCGAAGGGATGTCGCTCACCAGCGCAGAACGTCGGCTGGTTGCCGAAAGCTATGTGCAAGCGGCCGATGGTCGTTTGCCGGTGATTATCCAGGTCGGGCACAACAGCGTCGTGGAAGCGAAACAATTGGCCGCCCACGCGCAGGCGATTGGCGCCGATGCGGTTTCGGCCACGTGCCCCTCCTACTTCAAGGTCCAATCGGCCCAACTGTTGGTCGACTGCATGCGGGAAATCGCCGGCGGAGCGCCGAATCTCCCCTTCTACTACTATCACATTCCGGTCCTGACCGGCTCGTCGATCGACATCGCGCAGTTCATGCAACTGGGCGGCCAGCAGATTCCAAATCTGGTCGGACTGAAATATACCGACACCAAACTGCATGAATTCCAACAATGCTTGAAGCTGCAAAACGAGCGATTTGACGTCGTTTGGGGCTGCGACGAGATGTTGCTCGGCGCGCTCGCTTCTGGGTCGACGGGCGCAATCGGCAGCACGTATAATATCGCCGCCCCTCTCTACCACCAGATCATCGCAGCATTTGAGGCGGGCGACTGGAACGAAGCCCGCGCTTTGCAGAATCAAGCGATCGAAATGATCAACGCCATCGGAACCTTCCCGTTCCATTCGGCGATGAAAGCGATTCTGGGAATGCTCGGCTATGACTTCGGCGACTGTCGCCTACCGCAACGCGCACTCACGCCGGACGAAAAGATTCGCCTGCGTGAATTGCTCTGTCAGGTCGGCTTTTTCGAGGGGTTCGTCACTCGATAG